AGCTCTCCATATAACCTTAATTCACCACTAAGTTCCATATGCATCAATATAATGTAGGTTACACCATCACTTTTTTAATTAGGGTGTTGTAATAAGTTAACTTTGCCTGACTCATAATTTGTCTACTCTCATAAATAGAATATTGTAAATCACACAGCAAATTATGATTccaaaatattatattactgaaataatgtataagacagtaaaaaacacacacaaaaatggtATGGTCATGAAGGGAGCATCTCCTCAGGCTGACACACTGCTGTAATACAGGAGTAATTTTCCATAGCAGTtctcagctttttaaaaatgcctcACTGCTCTCACACACTGTCCAAATGAAAACTATCCGAGTACCACTGATTAGGTCTGAAGCAGCCCACATTTTCTTTGCCCCTCTGAGTCTGAGAAGGGGAGATTATGTGAGGATTAGAGCCCACCGGACCAGCTGGCCGCCGAATTCAACCTCAAAATATCTCAGGAATGTTGACATCCTTTCTCATGTTGGGTAACATGAAACCTGATGGAGGCGCTATTTCATGCCACCACCATCAACCAGGTTGCTAGGTAAGAGCTGAACAGGGAGCACAGTCAAACACTGTACTCCAGCAGGCTGGAGCAAGTGAGAGCAACCTGGCATCATAGACTatccaaaaaaagttcagttcAAATCAAGTATCAGGAGCTAAATAGGCATAATGTGACACAAATGTGATTAAAGTTATTTTGTAGATAATATAAAGTCTATTTTGAGgagggtttttttaaatggcaacAGGAGAAATCGGGTCTGCTCTGCTTCAGTAAAGTGCGTTTTTCTTCGACTTTGTACAAAGGAGTATCTGTCCGCTCTGCTACAGGTGGATAACTGCGCTCAGGTAATGTAACACGAAACTGAAGCATGTGACCAATGGCGATTTGAGGAGTAGACGGAAAGAACCGCTTACAAAATACACCAACTGGTAGTGTGGTACAGGATCTAGTCTAGTAGCCTATTTCAGTAACACGGTTTTTGTCTTCATCTGTTACCTGTCATTTTCACTGGACTAAACCATTTGTTGCAGTTTCATTTTTGACAAGGTGAGGCGGAAGCAATATGGTTCATCCGTAAAATCAACCTGTTCGACGTTTCCCGTTTTGCTTCGATCACCTGAAAACAGCCTGAAGGGTATGTGTCTAATACACAACTGGAAAACTAACTTTACAACAACATATAACAtattatattctttattattaataaatataataatattgttgAAAGCGAGTTTGAAATGTAACGCTGTATTCAGTTTTTAATACAGGTGCTATTAATAGCTTATTATTTTCCTGTGGTCTGAGCAGGTTTCGTGGTGAATCAGCATCAGGCTGAATGTGTGACTCAGTGGTTGTGTGGTTGTTAGCTTCCTGACTCAACCTCAGATTAAAGGAGTCTATAAGAATGTCAAAGTGAACTCAAAATTtctcacacatttgtttttagattACTGACAATAATGTGTCTTCAGCTGTTCAAGGGgggcaataaataaaatgaatgctgGACCTAATGAAATGGAACTCAGCTGATACCCCAAAGTCCCAGTCTGCCCTCACTTGGCCCTGCAGGTCACAGGTAGAGATGGCAGCATGTCCCGATGTGCTGGCCATACCTGGAGTTGTGGTTGGGAGTGTTTTACTGCTGGTACTGAGCAGTAATCCTGTGTGGGGTGAGTCAGTAACCATCCCTTCATCTTCAACATtcccacacacataaaccacccttcacacacacacacacacacacacacacacacaccattaaaTCCTGCAATGataatgcagatttaaaaaaacataaggGACATTCCAGAGTGAATCTGAAACATGCACAGGCTTGTCAGCCTGTTGTAAGAACATTGGACTAAGAAATGAATTAAGAAACACACTCTTCCTTATGAGAAAAAGCTATATTTATATCTGGATTTCTCTTATTAATaattacataaacaaaataGTTCAATTTCACAATACATTCAGCTTTCTCTTTCAAGCATGGCTGCCCTCTCCTGTAATCCCTGCTTTTTGTTATCAAGCTGTACTTGTGTCCTTCCAAAGTTTACTATTTGCCCTAGTGAATGATTGACTCAAAATGGTAGAGGAGGGTTTAAGTTTCCAAAACAAAACCTTCTTATTAAAGTGATTCTCAGTACCTTTGTAGTGcttaacacaaacaaacaaaacaatagattttaagtttttttccaTAACAAGCGTGGTGTTTGACTCAGCTGACTGTATAGTTGCAGTACACTCTGCATTCCTAagcttttcctcctcctcattcacGCTCCTGGTCAAGTAGTAACTATGTATTTTTGTGACGTCCCTGAGTAGTCACATGGCCGGTCATGGATAAAATGGCTGGAAACAGTAGTAGACTGGGGGGGATGTCTGGTAtgcagcattttgtgtttgttgcctTAAAAATGTGCATAAGGCAAAATGCAACTTCTGCTGTGCTGTTGGTTCCTCTTTTTTCTACTTGTGTAAGATAATGTTACCACTGCATTAAAAAGGGAGTTAAACTTTGATGTGAATAAATCGCACAATTTTAAAGGTAATTTTAGCATAGCtataagactggaaacatggggaaacagctagcttggctctgtctgaaggtaagaAAATCtacctatcagcacctctaaaattaattaataatttccacattatatctcatttgtgggaccagtaacttccttgAGTCTTCGGTAGTTGCCTGGAAACTGGTCCAGCCAACcagtttattttccaaaatgttgaactatttctttaaattcaACCAGATTACTTGGACAAACCAGGTTATAGCAGAAGTTGGATACATGTGCTAGTATGTGGTAACCTGGTTTCTCAAAAACCCAAATTTACATGTGCTCGTCAATTAAAACAACTAATCCTAGATTATTAATTAACTGAGACTTCTTTTAGTTAATGGACTGCCCCAGTAGGTTACAAGCAGTTAGGAGGCCAATACTCAACTGTATGTAGTATGCACAAGCAAGCAGTGAGAATTAGTTTGCATTGTTGCTACAATGTTCCTGACGTTTCTGCTCTTTTCACAGGGAATTATACTATTCTTGAAAGTGACACCCGTTTTAATAACACTGCTGTAAGTGAAAAACTTTTTATCATGACCAGTAAATGACACCAGAAAGTATCCAGTGTCACCAGATTGATCActgttctgtatttttccaTTTGCAGGGCCCTAACATTGCAGCTATCGTGGCCCCTACGGTCATCCTGGGTGTTCTGGCCATAGCCTTGGCTGTTCTCGCCTGGCTCCTCTGCATGGTGAAAAAGAAGAGACAGACTGAAGGGACATATAGACCCAGTGCTGAGGAACAGTCTGGTGCAAGCAGCGTGGCGACACCAGATGCACTAAAGTTACCAAAGGAGGAAAGACTCATTTGAGATTTTGTGCTTCATGTTTGTACAAAAGGACACAGGCTGCAAACATTTGCATGGCAGCGTGCCTGTGTGACGAGGCTCTCTACTTTGAGCTGATCAGTGAAAGAAAAATCTCCCTACGTTTAAGAGAGGACAGGTTGCCAAGTTTGAGACATCATAACGCGATGCATTTACTCACTGCTTTCATTTCAACAAGCCCTGAATGGTTCCTGCATGGCACTATAAAGAAAAGCACCTGGATGTATGGATGTAGCAGATTTTAAGAACATCTGAACATTTCAAGGAggttttgaacattttttctGAGCAAATGAAACAGTATTTTATCACCACTAATAATTTTAGTTTAgagatgtttttcttgtttcagtTGCCTTGATATACCATTTACCATGTACATGTACTTGATTTAATTCAGTCTATTATGAAATACTGTCACGGGCAAAATCTGTACGATCTTTTACCTCAGATTTTTGCCTCTGAGAGTCCTGATGAGCCAGATTGAGACAGATGTTTATTAGCctaataaatgtaattaaaaatcaCATGATGCTATACTGAGAAATGATATCGAGCCAAAGCAAGTAACTGTTTACACTTCAAATATTCCTTAAGtaattaaactaatttaaagtcacattatttaaaaatttcaTCAGATCAGTCATGCAGTGTATGATGCACCAAAATCAAGCAGATATGTTTTAAAGTGTCACATGCTTATTTATGcttttgtcaaataaacaaaatgttataTAGTTGAAATAGTTGAATAATTAAACTTTACAAAGCATTGAAACTATTTAAAGCATCTCAGAGGATATCATCCTGTTCTAATTTACAGGTTTTCTTAAAAATACATGATATTATAAAAGGTATGATTATATTCACTGCATGAAATCCCAGTCAAAATAAGATCTGGGTACGAAACAGGggaacatttaataaaattaatatgtACCACCATATCCAAAAAATAAGTTCAGCTCCTGCAACAACCTGTCAGACTGTACCTGATAAAGTCACCGAAACACTGAAGCCATTGTTAGTCTCTCTTGGGAAAAAAGGTTTTCTATAATGTAATCAAAAATTGTAGAGAGTCTAATTTTTTATGTACAGGTATTttataaattacaatatttgAAGAGGAAAGGTGGCCAACATAATTTAACATTGAGttataatatacacacattttcgTGTCCTCAATGGTTCCAGAATGGAAATAGCTATCAAAATTCACAATcagtcagaaatactttattgatccccgagtgGAAACtctttttgttacagctgctcactatcacgtcgatgcacacttgagaatagagggaatagaagtactaagcaaatcgaAATATAATaagctataatacaggtaagataaattaagtacaaagtaaagtaataaaatataaaagctaaaataagtgtaagtaccacagtggatttagaggttgataagtatgtacggtataataatacaattaataatataagtaataagtaatagtgcaataaggagtactgtcaagttaagtgtaacTTATTAAGAAGTTTATGAGACGgtgtatattgcacagcagtaatagaagtataaataaatatcaataaacagggtattttaaactgaaaacagagtatattgcaccggagtattaaacagagaatatttcaCAATTATTACACTATtacagagatgttaatgatccaatgtctagtttatcgacttaaggtcatatagtctgacacttagagggaggagttaaagagtttgatggccacgggcaggaatgacttcctgtggcgctctgtggtgcattttggggggatgagtcttccgctgaaggtactcctttgtttgaccagcacgtcatggagtgggtgggagacactgtccaagatggcatgtagtttggccagcatcctcctctctgacaccaccgccagagagtccagctccacccccacaatgtcactggccttatggatcagtttgatGAACCTatcctcaacctgctgccccattCATAATTTCTACAGTCATGTTGTGTCATTAGCATTATACATTAGCATTTTCACTCAGACTTCCCTGTGCTGGACCATCGGCTGTCCTGggacatctctctctctctctcctgactGTCTGTGCCTCATTCCAAATGTTTGGATCTGGATTTTCatcctccaggagattcagcctctcctcttgtctctctctctctcccttatatgcatgttgtccttgtctctccctctccctccatgtgtctgttcctttctcctacctgtgtgaatggtgtgcttgagATCTtactcttgtgtgtttgtgtagtctgtccttttacaggtctccatggtggagaggaggtcatgtgactcaggtcctatctgtttggcgacacctgaagttgctcaacGTCCTCCTCGATCCATATTGTTCatatatgttacaatctattTATAATTTCGTCAACATGAttgttcatactgtattttcattatattgGTCTTGTacacgacatctattgcatgtctgtccatcctatGAGAGGGATcgttcctctgctgctctttctcaggtttcttccattttttcccccattttcaTTAAAGGGGTTTTTGGCGAGTTTTTCCTTATCAGGATCGAgtgtctaaggatagagggtgtcgtataGATTGTAAAGctcttgaggcaaatttgtgatattgggctatataaataaaattgacttggtGACTATGGTGGATGTTAAATAACACTGCTGTCTACCTAAGTTTGGAGTTGTAATGAGCTTGTTGATAAAGTATGGGAAGTGTGGGGACCTTCCCAGACTTCCCTCGAATCACTTGATTTTATGCTCTGAaatgaaattaactttttaataaATTAGAGAACACATCAAGGCAGGATTTGAAAATATTGGATTGCCAGTTACTGACTCAGGGTTCTGGAGAAAAAATGTGTCATATTCAGCGAGACATCCCACTGATTAGAGATGCCTATCTACAGTTCAGCTAAGCACAGAGCAGGTAGAACTTGTACAAACAGCCCAGACTGCGTTTTCACAAGAAATTGGTATGAAAACTGCTCAAAATAATTTGTTCCTTTCTTATTCATGGGAGCTGGGCTAGTTTCACAAAGATGAACTGTTCCTACCATATTGTATTTCACTCATTTACATTATAGTAAGTAGTATAGTATAGAGTCTCTTTCCTGACTGTGTGTCTATCCACTTGTagaaatataattaattttGGGTAATCATAgtatttattgcttttctgttgAATACTCCCCAATCTTGATTCCTAATTTATGAGTCAATGTGGACTTTTGAAAGAGGGCTGTGACACTTTTATATTCACTACAAGATTAGTACCCAGGGCTTCTCAGAAAACATGTAATTCATTTTTCTGGTCTTGTTTTCACCTTCATCATATTTGCATCATACTTTGATTTACAGACTGTAGTCAGAGTACAACTGCCAAAGATCACACattaaattaatcaataaaaactcaaaaagtggccttttaatcagattttaatTATCCTCCAATTTCAAGACTTCACAGTTAAAATCACTAGTTTTTAAATTCCACAAGGCAATGACAGGACAGATGTAAGGATGCCAATAATTCAGCACATTcacaacatacaaaaacattttaaccaaaAACGTCACAAGCATCAGTTAACTTCAATGTCTAACACTAGAGCAACAGTGATCTAGATGGTGATGGTGTTCAGACTGTGGTGGACCATTCATGATGGAGAGGGATGAAAGGGATGGAGTTGGGGGATGGTGAGTGATGTGAAATGAGGTTTGGCAGCTGGGTAGGCTGAGGTTTTAGGCgacttcctcctctccctcttcctcaaACTCGCCCTCCTCAGCAGTGGCATCCTGGTATTGCTGGTACTCAGATACCAGGTCGTTCATGTTGCTTTCAGCCTCTGTGAACTCCATCTCATCCATGCCCTCACCAGTGTACCAGTGGAGGAAGGCCTTACGGCGGAACATGGCGGTGAACTGCTCGGAGATGCGCTTGAACAGCTCC
This genomic interval from Siniperca chuatsi isolate FFG_IHB_CAS linkage group LG21, ASM2008510v1, whole genome shotgun sequence contains the following:
- the crb3a gene encoding protein crumbs homolog 3a, coding for MLDLMKWNSADTPKSQSALTWPCRSQVEMAACPDVLAIPGVVVGSVLLLVLSSNPVWGNYTILESDTRFNNTAGPNIAAIVAPTVILGVLAIALAVLAWLLCMVKKKRQTEGTYRPSAEEQSGASSVATPDALKLPKEERLI